The DNA segment GAACGATATGAAACACAAAAAATGAATCATATCTGGAAGAGTAAAAACGATAGTCTCATTACGGAATACCATTGGTCACAAAAGGGTAAAGAACAGTTTTTTAAACTCGATACCGAATTAATCCCCCATTCAATTCAAGCAGGTTCTGAAGACGAATTTATAACAGAGCATTATTGGGGTTACGGCAAACAAACAGACCGTAAAACCACCGAATATGAAGTTACGCACCCTAAATGGGGTGTTTATAATGTGAATAATTATGATATTCAAGTAGATTTTGCTGCAAATTATGGGTCTGATTTTGAGTTTTTAAATGCAGCTACACCAACTTCAGTTATGCTTGCAGAAGGTTCACCTATTAGCATCGAGGGAAAAAATACCATCAAGTAGTTACCACCAAACCACAAAGAATTTTTCTACAATACCCTTTTGCTTTTTATAAACCAAAGGGGATTTTTTCTTGGCTATAAGCGAGGAAACACGTTCTTTGGCTTCGGAAAACGAAAACCAATCGGTCAAGCTTTCAGGCGAGAGCAACCATTGTTTTTTATCAGGGATTGCAAATTGAGCATCACTAGATTCTTCGGTATCAAATTCTGAAAAAGGAAGGTATGTACCCACTACACATTCTTGATAATACTCAGGGAGTTGTTCTTTGTTGAAATATTTCGGAAGAAATAAAAATGATTTAATACAAACTTGCTGCTCAATCTCAGCAATATTAAGTTGTAATTCTTTTAAAGCTACAGCTGTTTCAGAAGCGTATAATAACGGGAACTGTTTTTCTTTTACTTTATCCAGCTTTTCTTGTAAAGTATCTTTCCGGTTGGGGCCAATCCATTTGGCTGTGTATTTCGGGCCTAAACTATCATCAAACAAGTAAAATTTACAAGCCAGTTCAATATGAAGTGTTTTGTTGGTTTTACTGTCAAAAACTAAATAATCTAATTCACCCAAAGTTTGTGTTTCACCTTGTATTTGGATATTGGCCGCGTGTAACTGGTATCGTTTGGAGTGTTTCAGAAGGAATTCAAAACATACTTCCGCTTGCTTTCCCAGCATCAATTTTGAAGGAAACTGAAACTGCGAGGTATCAATTTCTTCTTTAGTAAAAGAAAAAAAAGAAAATGGAAAAGACTCCGAAACGCCTTTCAGGTCCGATGCTTTTATAAAATTATCTAATGTGTTAGTTGATATAATATCTTTTCTGTTAAGGCTTAATTTTTCGACACCTGAGTAGCGCGACGGTAGGAGGGATTTATCGAAGGCTCAGTACCCGTTAGCTCTTCACCACACTTTCATATTTTTCAATCCATTCATCAACCGTCATTTTGCCAAGTAGTTCAGCTATTAAATCGAAAGGGATTTTCTTAGGGTTTTTAAACCGAATACAGCTTTTTCCCATATCTAGTTTGTTAGAAGCATGCTTAGGCCATTCGTTCGTAAACCAATTTAGTAAGTCAGGATCGCTGTAAATTCCAGAATGATATAGCGCAATGTGGTTTTTTTGAGATGCTAAGTTTATAAAAGGCAACGGCTGTTTGGGGTCGCAATGATATCCGTCAGGATATCTGGAGTGCGGAACAACATACCCTAGCATTCCGTAATTCATTTGTTCTTTAAAGCCTTTGGGCAGGTTTTCTAAAATTAAATTCCTAAATTTTGTAATGACTTCTTTACGATCTTCAGGAAGTTCGGTGATGTATTGCTCAGGTGTTTTGGCGTGAGACTGCATGGTTTTGAAATTTTACGGAAAGTTACCAAATTTAGTCCGATTGGGTTTGCTACCTTTGCCAAAAAAATTTTCAAGTTGTTACGACAATATACTAAAGAGTTTAAATATAACATTCGTCTCGCTACGCCTGTAATATTAGGTATGTTAGGGCATACAGTAGTGGCTTTAGTTGATAATATCATGGTAGGGCAATTGGGAACCGCAGAACTTGCCGCCGTATCCTTAGGAAACAGTTTTATGTTTGTCGCCATGTCTATTGGTATTGGTTTTTCTACAGCGATAACCCCCTTGGTTGCCGAGGCAGATAGTGAAAACAATTTTGAAGCCGGTAAATCATCTTTTAAACATGGACTGTTTTTATGTTCTGTATTAGCCATAGCTATGTTTTTGGTTTTGCTATTAGCAAAACCGTTGATGTATATAATGAACCAACCTGAAGAGGTTGTCGAGCTAGCAATGCCGTATCTTAACTTAGTAGCTATATCTATTATTCCGCTAATAATTTTTCAAGCTTTTAAGCAGTTTAGCGACGGTTTATCGATGACGCGCTATCCAATGTATGCTACTATTGTGGCGAACGTGGTAAACGTTATTTTAAACTATATTTTCATCTTCGGAAAACTGGGAATGCCTGAAATGGGTGTGGTCGGTGCCGCTATTGGAACGTTGGCTTCACGTGTTATCATGGTAATTTACCTTTGGTATATGCTATCACAACATCATAAATCGAGGAATTTTGTCTTAAATATCAAATTCTTTACGCTATCAAAAGCAATGCTTAAAAAGGTATTTAACTTAGGAAGCTTATCTTCTATGCAAATGTTTTTTGAAGTAGCTATTTTCACGTCTGCTATATGGCTTTCAGGAATTTTAGGAAAAAACCCGCAAGCGGCTAATCAAATTGCCTTAAACCTGTCGTCTATGACGTTTATGGTTGCCACAGGTTTTAGTGTGGCAGCTATGATACGTGTAGGTAACCAAAAAGGATTAAAGCGATTTTTAGAATTACGCCGAATTACATTTTCTATTTTTCTGCTTTCTACCATACTAGCAGTCGTATTTGCTATATTTTTCATGATTTTTAATACAGCTTTACCAAAACTGTATTTAGATTACGATAATGCAACCGAATTTGCCGATAATTATGAAGTGGTTTCAATCGCTGCTAAATTGTTGTTAATTGCGGCTGTTTTCCAGATATCCGACACGGTACAAGTGGTAGCTTTGGGGGCATTACGTGGTATGCAAGACGTAAAAATACCTACTCTAATTACTTTTGTTGCCTATTGGTTAATCGGGTTTCCTATTATGTACTACCTAAGTACGCTTACTGAATATGGAAGCTCAGGAATTTGGTTTGGACTCTTGGCAGGTCTTACCGTTTCCGGCATACTGTTATTCATAAGATTTAATTACCTTTCAAAAAAATTAATTGCAAGTAAAGCTGAAGCAGAACTTGTCTAGTTTTATAAATTTATCAACATGACATTACCCAAATATATTTTAGGCGATAATACTGATTATCCCAACGCTATTTTTGTAATCCATACGGAGTTTCCCCGTTTTATAATCAATCTTGAAGATGATGAGGTGGAATGGCTAGAAGAATTTGACAACCACGACCAAAAAGAATTGGAGTCCGAAACTGAAAATTACATTAAAGAAGCAACCGAATTTTATGACCGCGAAGTAGCCCGTTACGAAGATGATTGAAGAACTACTGAAATATGATGCCGAGATTTTTTTGTTACTCAATAAACTGGGAAACACTTCTTGGGATGGGTTTTGGTTAATCGTGACTGAAAAATGGTCATCCATTCCTATTTATGCGTTTCTATTATACCTTGTTTATA comes from the Marixanthomonas ophiurae genome and includes:
- a CDS encoding YqjF family protein, whose amino-acid sequence is MSFLTAEWRRLAFANYEVDPKSLQKFLPAHTELDIFNNTHYASLVGFMFKNVKLLGVKVPFHVNFEEVNLRFYVRYKSKTGWKRGVVFVKEIVPKRAVTFIANTFYNERYETQKMNHIWKSKNDSLITEYHWSQKGKEQFFKLDTELIPHSIQAGSEDEFITEHYWGYGKQTDRKTTEYEVTHPKWGVYNVNNYDIQVDFAANYGSDFEFLNAATPTSVMLAEGSPISIEGKNTIK
- a CDS encoding DUF1853 family protein; the protein is MLGKQAEVCFEFLLKHSKRYQLHAANIQIQGETQTLGELDYLVFDSKTNKTLHIELACKFYLFDDSLGPKYTAKWIGPNRKDTLQEKLDKVKEKQFPLLYASETAVALKELQLNIAEIEQQVCIKSFLFLPKYFNKEQLPEYYQECVVGTYLPFSEFDTEESSDAQFAIPDKKQWLLSPESLTDWFSFSEAKERVSSLIAKKKSPLVYKKQKGIVEKFFVVWW
- a CDS encoding DUF1801 domain-containing protein; this encodes MQSHAKTPEQYITELPEDRKEVITKFRNLILENLPKGFKEQMNYGMLGYVVPHSRYPDGYHCDPKQPLPFINLASQKNHIALYHSGIYSDPDLLNWFTNEWPKHASNKLDMGKSCIRFKNPKKIPFDLIAELLGKMTVDEWIEKYESVVKS
- a CDS encoding MATE family efflux transporter translates to MLRQYTKEFKYNIRLATPVILGMLGHTVVALVDNIMVGQLGTAELAAVSLGNSFMFVAMSIGIGFSTAITPLVAEADSENNFEAGKSSFKHGLFLCSVLAIAMFLVLLLAKPLMYIMNQPEEVVELAMPYLNLVAISIIPLIIFQAFKQFSDGLSMTRYPMYATIVANVVNVILNYIFIFGKLGMPEMGVVGAAIGTLASRVIMVIYLWYMLSQHHKSRNFVLNIKFFTLSKAMLKKVFNLGSLSSMQMFFEVAIFTSAIWLSGILGKNPQAANQIALNLSSMTFMVATGFSVAAMIRVGNQKGLKRFLELRRITFSIFLLSTILAVVFAIFFMIFNTALPKLYLDYDNATEFADNYEVVSIAAKLLLIAAVFQISDTVQVVALGALRGMQDVKIPTLITFVAYWLIGFPIMYYLSTLTEYGSSGIWFGLLAGLTVSGILLFIRFNYLSKKLIASKAEAELV